One window of the Caminibacter pacificus genome contains the following:
- a CDS encoding response regulator transcription factor: MKILLLEDDFTLADTLKEVLESEGFEVDIANNAQEAYEKTYNEKYDLYIFDINLPDENGIEVLKNLRDADDETPTIYITALTDLNTMSKAFDAGADDFIKKPFEPEELLIRLKAKLKPHHDIIKINDIEYDPQTKEVKKNGKIISLGFVLKDIFHELITNKNKVVPKDRLLELTNAHSDATLRVNITKLKNKLGIDIKNIRGEGYTIEL; this comes from the coding sequence ATGAAAATTTTACTTTTAGAAGATGATTTCACGTTAGCGGATACATTAAAAGAAGTTTTGGAATCGGAGGGTTTTGAAGTAGATATCGCAAACAACGCACAAGAAGCATACGAAAAAACATATAACGAAAAATATGACCTTTATATTTTCGATATCAATTTACCCGATGAAAACGGAATAGAAGTCCTAAAAAACCTAAGAGACGCGGATGACGAAACTCCTACTATTTATATTACGGCTCTTACCGACTTAAATACGATGTCAAAAGCGTTTGATGCGGGAGCTGATGATTTTATAAAAAAACCTTTCGAACCTGAAGAATTACTTATCAGACTAAAAGCGAAGTTAAAACCGCACCACGACATCATAAAAATAAACGACATCGAATACGACCCGCAAACAAAAGAGGTAAAAAAGAACGGGAAAATCATCTCTTTAGGATTCGTATTAAAAGACATTTTCCACGAGCTAATTACAAATAAAAACAAAGTCGTTCCAAAAGATAGACTTTTAGAGCTTACAAACGCCCATAGCGACGCAACTTTAAGGGTTAATATCACAAAATTAAAAAACAAATTGGGAATAGATATCAAAAACATAAGAGGTGAAGGATATACTATTGAATTATGA
- a CDS encoding DUF58 domain-containing protein: MKKVKFKKQILTKSLVKFGVDDDFKELREYIPGEDIRNIHWLSSARASKLLAIEKEHLKNQKIALILLLDINMLFEDKLQIALKTFEILAISAIYYKQKLEVFIISDKMKKFIPKKIDDVEKIKKYILSLDLKKTTLKPFYLKQKNFLAIYIGDFFYKIKLNPKNKNVLLFIRKKIEENPKKLLFNNLISLDKKQSAFLNLNNLTHYLNTLKKNDKIYKKEKVRKIYSDKNLISILKETFE; the protein is encoded by the coding sequence TTGAAAAAAGTAAAATTCAAAAAACAAATCCTAACAAAAAGTCTTGTAAAATTCGGTGTTGATGATGATTTTAAAGAGCTTAGGGAGTATATTCCGGGAGAAGACATAAGAAACATCCACTGGCTAAGCTCCGCAAGAGCCTCAAAACTTCTTGCAATCGAAAAAGAACACCTGAAAAATCAAAAAATCGCCTTAATTTTACTGCTTGATATAAATATGCTTTTTGAAGACAAACTCCAAATAGCGCTAAAAACTTTCGAAATTCTTGCAATTTCTGCTATTTATTACAAACAAAAACTTGAAGTTTTTATAATAAGCGATAAAATGAAAAAATTCATCCCTAAAAAAATTGATGACGTCGAAAAAATCAAAAAATATATTTTATCGCTTGATTTAAAAAAAACGACCCTAAAGCCTTTTTATTTAAAACAAAAAAACTTTTTGGCAATTTATATAGGTGATTTCTTTTACAAAATAAAACTAAACCCGAAAAATAAAAACGTTTTGTTGTTTATAAGAAAAAAAATCGAAGAAAACCCCAAAAAACTGCTATTTAACAACTTAATTTCTCTCGATAAAAAACAGAGTGCTTTTTTAAATTTAAACAACCTGACTCACTACCTAAACACTCTCAAAAAAAATGATAAAATTTACAAAAAAGAAAAAGTAAGAAAAATCTATTCGGATAAAAATTTAATCTCGATATTAAAAGAGACGTTCGAATGA
- the gpmA gene encoding 2,3-diphosphoglycerate-dependent phosphoglycerate mutase has protein sequence MAKLVLVRHGKSEWNKQNRFTGWVDVDLAPEGIEEAKKAGQKLKEAGFAFDICFSSYLKRAIKTGIIILEELDLLWIDHLKDWRFNERFYGALTGLNKDEVKAEVGEEKFLLYRRSYDVPPPPLSEDDPRHPRFDPKYKNFPVELLPSTESLKDNQIRAMAAFHERVAPLLVEGKDVLITAHGNTIRGMVKELDGISDEDIPKFEIATGVPRVYEFDEALHIKNVYNLD, from the coding sequence ATGGCAAAACTTGTTCTTGTTAGACACGGAAAAAGCGAATGGAACAAACAAAACAGATTCACGGGTTGGGTTGATGTCGATTTGGCACCTGAGGGAATCGAAGAAGCGAAAAAAGCGGGTCAAAAGCTTAAAGAAGCGGGATTTGCTTTTGATATTTGTTTTTCAAGTTATTTAAAAAGAGCGATAAAAACTGGAATTATTATTTTAGAAGAGCTTGATTTGTTATGGATTGATCATCTTAAAGATTGGAGATTCAACGAAAGATTTTACGGAGCTCTTACGGGGCTTAATAAAGACGAAGTAAAAGCGGAAGTAGGTGAGGAAAAATTCTTGCTTTATAGAAGAAGCTACGACGTACCGCCTCCACCGCTAAGTGAAGACGATCCGAGACATCCGAGATTCGATCCGAAATATAAAAACTTTCCGGTAGAGCTTTTACCAAGTACTGAGAGTTTAAAAGATAACCAAATAAGAGCTATGGCGGCGTTTCACGAAAGAGTGGCTCCTTTACTTGTAGAAGGAAAAGACGTACTTATTACGGCTCACGGAAATACTATCAGAGGTATGGTAAAAGAGCTTGACGGAATCAGCGACGAGGATATTCCGAAATTCGAAATCGCAACGGGTGTTCCGAGAGTTTATGAATTCGATGAAGCTTTACATATCAAAAACGTATACAATTTAGACTAA
- a CDS encoding sensor histidine kinase — MNYEKKFLISSFLIIFSILFAFILYINYNSYNLQVGFLNNKTKKELIICSYKMNCPKTDINFIPKNKKPKPEILKLKEDKNSFFMIFDVPYLKKYYLKLSISKIEYLNALKKIKENIFRQFIVEFTFILIFSLILTYILYKPLKEAYKINETFIKDILHDLNTPLTSLKLNIYLLKKEIGENQRIKKLEQNIKAILNYQENLKNFLSNNPNQVETFNIKDLIDEKLSFYSINYPHIKHTNSADCEITINKNAFNSVIENIISNAFKYNKKGGEIKVYMKDKKLIIEDTGIGIKNPQKVFNRFYKENERGIGIGMNIVKKLCDELKIDIKIESEKNRGTKVILDLSRYC, encoded by the coding sequence TTGAATTATGAAAAAAAGTTTTTAATTTCAAGCTTTTTAATTATCTTTTCAATTCTTTTCGCTTTTATTTTATATATAAACTACAACAGCTATAACCTGCAAGTCGGTTTTTTAAACAACAAAACGAAAAAAGAGCTTATTATCTGCTCTTATAAAATGAACTGCCCGAAAACCGATATAAACTTCATACCCAAAAACAAAAAACCAAAACCCGAAATATTAAAACTCAAAGAAGACAAAAACAGTTTTTTTATGATTTTTGACGTACCTTATCTAAAAAAGTATTATCTAAAACTTTCAATCTCAAAAATAGAATATCTAAATGCCTTAAAAAAAATCAAAGAAAACATTTTCAGACAATTTATTGTCGAATTTACTTTTATACTTATATTTTCATTAATTCTAACGTATATTTTATATAAGCCCCTAAAAGAAGCGTACAAAATAAACGAAACATTCATAAAAGACATACTTCACGACCTAAATACACCTCTAACATCTTTAAAATTAAATATTTATCTTCTAAAAAAAGAGATAGGTGAAAATCAAAGAATCAAAAAATTAGAACAAAATATAAAAGCCATCCTAAATTACCAAGAAAATTTAAAAAATTTCCTCTCAAACAATCCCAACCAAGTCGAAACATTCAATATAAAAGATTTAATCGACGAAAAATTGTCGTTTTATTCGATAAATTACCCTCATATCAAACATACCAACAGTGCCGATTGTGAAATAACAATAAACAAAAACGCTTTTAATTCAGTAATCGAAAACATAATAAGTAACGCTTTTAAATACAACAAAAAAGGCGGAGAGATAAAAGTATATATGAAAGACAAAAAACTCATTATCGAAGATACGGGAATTGGCATAAAAAATCCTCAAAAAGTTTTTAATCGTTTTTATAAAGAAAACGAAAGAGGTATCGGAATAGGAATGAATATAGTAAAAAAACTTTGCGACGAATTAAAAATAGATATAAAAATCGAATCCGAAAAAAACAGAGGCACAAAAGTTATTTTGGATTTAAGTCGTTATTGTTAA
- a CDS encoding stationary phase survival protein SurE, whose translation MDYKKYLRDDIDFKILSNYTFAYADIEEDFEEFKRRLGGYDVGVWVDKMENGELKMENGQWRMDEIRFFNSQGEELSWEDLVLNYMKALNTFMREQIGVCINKNIPRTLDNDLTYLIVQRKDYKDFHDNFFIAVDGEVIFPMITKNFDIDLAIIKLVEWKNRAGMKNLIKFHN comes from the coding sequence ATGGATTATAAAAAATACCTAAGAGATGATATAGATTTTAAAATTTTATCAAATTATACTTTTGCATATGCCGATATCGAGGAAGATTTTGAGGAGTTCAAAAGAAGACTCGGCGGTTATGACGTTGGAGTGTGGGTGGATAAAATGGAGAATGGAGAATTGAAAATGGAGAATGGACAATGGAGAATGGATGAGATTCGTTTTTTCAATTCTCAAGGAGAAGAGCTAAGCTGGGAGGATTTGGTTTTAAATTATATGAAAGCGTTAAATACTTTTATGAGAGAGCAAATAGGCGTTTGTATCAATAAAAACATTCCGAGAACCCTTGATAACGACCTTACATATCTAATCGTGCAAAGAAAAGATTATAAAGATTTTCACGACAACTTTTTTATTGCGGTTGACGGGGAGGTGATTTTTCCTATGATTACGAAAAATTTCGATATCGATTTGGCGATTATTAAGCTTGTAGAGTGGAAAAATAGAGCGGGGATGAAAAATTTGATAAAATTTCACAATTAA
- a CDS encoding YcaO-like family protein, which translates to MREFLEKLGVKTLFSYTKPTSNVYNVTLNAIDLPFVSFGKGESLDEALNSAYGEMCERILTRNFLEEYYINALYPDAIVTDKFLNEPLREFYKIDELEKEELLDFNSDVFDILSIPFTNPKTGEIVYFPINIVQNLYASNGMAFYSDLKTAYYNAKTEIIERFVKYEVIRYTLSIPKISHPLNDEFIQVYDATLGGKYPVMAVSFIKDNEIILSFGCDLDREKAIKKAYLELFQTELKKRGKLIDDDSVKDSFNLTKHFIDLSGDVHINFLKKPYFKEAKWDFDNLGVFKEDEYIKIYTAQNFYAVHLIIPQISEIYPIDDLIYHNINKGKFIRKDILQRQNKQKVIDYIYEHGAWDIGQFIGVIFDKKYTLENLDELYEGYEFGSEYQNILKLSKELNALR; encoded by the coding sequence ATGAGAGAGTTTTTGGAAAAATTGGGCGTAAAAACGCTCTTTTCATACACCAAGCCCACCTCAAACGTCTATAACGTAACCTTAAACGCAATAGATTTGCCTTTTGTGAGTTTCGGCAAAGGCGAAAGCCTCGATGAGGCGTTAAACAGCGCATACGGAGAAATGTGCGAGAGGATTTTGACAAGAAACTTTTTAGAAGAATACTACATTAACGCTCTTTACCCCGACGCAATAGTTACGGATAAATTTCTAAACGAACCTTTAAGAGAATTTTACAAAATAGACGAACTTGAAAAAGAAGAGCTTCTGGATTTTAATTCGGATGTTTTCGATATCCTCTCAATTCCTTTTACAAACCCCAAAACCGGAGAAATCGTCTATTTTCCTATAAATATCGTCCAAAATCTATATGCAAGCAACGGAATGGCTTTTTATAGCGATTTAAAGACGGCTTATTATAACGCCAAAACCGAAATAATCGAAAGATTCGTAAAATACGAAGTCATACGCTACACCCTATCAATTCCTAAAATTTCTCACCCGCTAAATGACGAATTTATTCAGGTCTATGACGCCACACTCGGGGGAAAATATCCGGTAATGGCTGTGAGTTTTATAAAAGACAATGAAATAATTCTAAGTTTCGGTTGCGACCTTGATAGAGAAAAAGCGATAAAAAAAGCCTATTTGGAGCTATTCCAAACGGAGCTTAAAAAAAGAGGAAAGCTAATAGATGACGACAGCGTAAAAGACAGCTTCAATCTCACAAAACATTTTATAGATTTAAGCGGAGACGTGCATATTAATTTTTTGAAAAAGCCTTATTTTAAAGAAGCTAAATGGGATTTTGACAATTTGGGAGTTTTCAAAGAAGACGAATACATCAAAATCTACACAGCTCAAAATTTCTACGCCGTACATTTGATTATTCCACAAATAAGCGAAATATATCCGATAGACGATTTGATTTATCACAATATCAACAAAGGCAAATTCATCCGAAAAGATATTTTACAAAGACAAAACAAACAAAAAGTCATCGATTATATCTACGAACACGGAGCTTGGGATATCGGGCAGTTTATCGGAGTGATTTTCGATAAAAAATATACTCTTGAAAATCTTGACGAGCTGTATGAGGGATATGAATTCGGCTCTGAATATCAAAACATCCTAAAACTCTCAAAGGAATTAAATGCGCTACGATAG
- a CDS encoding ABC transporter permease: MNLSLIALSFVLVLIPSIITYKLNIGIEKEILKNSIRALLQLTALGFILGFLFKITNPLYYIPVVLFMLLYSAYIAKKRTEYSYKAAFLSLTLATTIILTILISLKIISLKPNEFIPIAGMIIGNALNTYTLTIERLKREIELQRELIEAFIAIGARYSDALKIMQRQAIKAALIPVNNMLQTIGVVAIPGITTGMLLAGASPLKAVTYQIVIIYMLVSINLFSSLFGSFFYIREKGAY; the protein is encoded by the coding sequence ATGAACCTCTCTTTGATAGCTTTAAGCTTCGTTTTGGTTTTAATTCCCTCAATCATAACCTACAAACTGAATATCGGAATTGAAAAAGAGATACTAAAAAACTCCATAAGAGCCCTACTTCAATTAACGGCCTTAGGTTTTATACTCGGATTTTTATTTAAAATTACAAACCCTTTATATTATATTCCGGTTGTTTTGTTTATGCTTTTATATTCTGCATATATCGCTAAAAAACGTACCGAATATTCATACAAAGCGGCATTTTTATCTCTAACGCTTGCCACTACCATTATTCTAACCATTCTCATATCTTTAAAAATCATATCATTAAAACCTAACGAATTCATTCCGATTGCGGGAATGATAATCGGAAACGCTCTAAATACCTATACTTTGACAATCGAGAGATTAAAAAGAGAAATAGAACTTCAAAGAGAGCTTATCGAAGCCTTTATCGCAATAGGAGCAAGATACAGCGACGCTCTTAAAATTATGCAGCGCCAGGCTATAAAAGCCGCTTTAATACCTGTAAATAATATGCTTCAAACGATAGGAGTCGTAGCGATTCCGGGGATTACGACCGGAATGCTGCTTGCGGGAGCAAGCCCGCTAAAAGCGGTAACTTATCAGATAGTTATTATTTATATGCTTGTGAGTATCAATCTTTTCAGCTCGCTATTCGGAAGCTTTTTTTATATACGCGAAAAAGGTGCGTATTAG
- a CDS encoding AAA family ATPase, protein MVKKLKQELKKAIVAQDELIDSLVAALFVDGHILVEGLPGVAKTTAIKHLSSMLDFKFSRIQFTPDLLPSDIIGGEIYSMQKDEFYIKKGPIFADLILADEINRAPAKVQSALLEAMQERQVSIGDKSYDLKEPFLVMATMNPIEEEGVYDLPKAQLDRFLMKVIVNYPLEKEAEKAILNVFNKKFSFPKFSSSQFFNTKRQIGKITVNPETIDYIAELIIAFRKDEEIEVGPSPRASIALYKLAKFTAYENSRNFAMPSDVLKYIKPVLRHRITLDIESEKTEDEVIDKIIKKVKA, encoded by the coding sequence ATGGTAAAAAAACTAAAACAAGAGCTAAAAAAAGCTATCGTAGCACAAGACGAGCTGATAGATTCTTTGGTTGCGGCGTTGTTTGTTGACGGGCATATTTTGGTAGAAGGGTTGCCGGGTGTTGCAAAAACCACGGCTATTAAACATCTCTCTTCAATGCTTGATTTTAAATTTTCAAGAATCCAATTCACTCCCGATTTGCTCCCGAGCGATATAATAGGAGGTGAAATTTACTCCATGCAAAAAGATGAATTTTATATCAAAAAAGGGCCGATTTTTGCGGACTTGATATTGGCGGACGAAATCAACAGGGCTCCTGCGAAAGTCCAAAGTGCGCTTCTTGAAGCGATGCAAGAAAGACAGGTGAGTATCGGAGATAAGAGTTATGACTTAAAAGAGCCTTTTTTGGTAATGGCGACGATGAACCCGATAGAAGAAGAGGGGGTTTACGATTTGCCAAAAGCTCAACTTGATAGATTTTTGATGAAAGTTATCGTAAATTACCCGTTGGAAAAAGAGGCCGAAAAAGCGATTTTAAACGTATTTAATAAAAAATTCAGTTTTCCTAAATTCAGTAGTTCTCAGTTTTTCAATACCAAAAGACAAATTGGCAAAATAACCGTTAATCCGGAAACGATAGATTATATTGCCGAGCTTATTATCGCTTTTAGAAAAGATGAAGAGATTGAAGTGGGCCCTTCTCCAAGAGCTTCGATTGCTTTATATAAACTTGCTAAATTTACGGCATATGAAAACTCAAGAAACTTCGCAATGCCAAGTGACGTATTGAAATATATCAAGCCCGTCCTTAGACACAGAATTACTCTTGATATCGAAAGTGAAAAAACCGAAGATGAGGTGATTGATAAGATTATCAAAAAAGTAAAAGCCTAA
- a CDS encoding vWA domain-containing protein, whose protein sequence is MKILYPYVLILLPILWAFVNKKNFFYILSASFIVIALSGVAKVSQKEIKTDKDIYFIFDTTYSMACKDLKPDRLEYAKKEFFSLIKKLKKPVGVFSFDKEVKFISFPTTDYEFLKQKIEKLKPVKASTDIKMAINRVKTVSNGDKIIVLISDGGEKKVQGDFVFWGFATEKGAKVPGFDAISKLNIIGKKYFAYNEGDKLLKYLKKQSYTTKKITTYKRIDYIFVVLAFISFLLGGVYNRFVLVFLIFLIPRHLYAGDFLGCLYEKIGLQSAALSEFKKSGSDFAKIKLATFYMKNGELKKAYNLLKDVKGYEKIKNYDMALILTKMKKYKKAYELVRKLKEKYSDERIDRLYDFVSLYKNEDNLKTIIIPTKKTKSSSEEKTKSKNDFKNLSIKKEPLW, encoded by the coding sequence ATGAAGATTTTGTATCCTTATGTTTTGATTTTATTACCGATATTATGGGCTTTTGTGAATAAAAAAAACTTTTTTTATATACTAAGCGCTTCTTTTATCGTTATAGCCCTCAGCGGTGTTGCTAAAGTGTCACAAAAAGAGATAAAAACGGATAAAGATATCTATTTTATTTTTGATACGACCTATTCGATGGCATGTAAAGACCTAAAACCCGATAGACTTGAATATGCGAAAAAAGAGTTTTTCAGCCTCATAAAAAAACTTAAAAAACCGGTGGGGGTTTTTAGTTTTGATAAAGAGGTTAAGTTTATCAGTTTTCCTACTACGGATTATGAATTTTTAAAACAAAAAATAGAAAAACTAAAACCGGTAAAAGCCTCAACGGATATAAAGATGGCGATAAATAGAGTAAAAACGGTAAGCAACGGAGATAAAATTATAGTGCTTATTAGTGACGGGGGAGAGAAAAAGGTGCAGGGCGATTTTGTTTTTTGGGGTTTTGCTACTGAAAAAGGAGCGAAAGTCCCCGGATTTGATGCGATTAGTAAATTAAATATCATCGGAAAAAAATATTTCGCATATAATGAGGGTGATAAACTACTAAAATACCTAAAAAAACAATCTTACACCACCAAAAAAATCACAACTTACAAACGAATCGATTATATTTTCGTAGTTTTGGCTTTTATATCTTTTCTTTTAGGCGGGGTTTATAATAGATTCGTTTTGGTCTTTTTGATTTTTTTGATTCCAAGGCACCTTTATGCCGGGGATTTTTTGGGGTGTTTATATGAAAAGATAGGTTTGCAAAGTGCGGCTCTTAGCGAATTTAAAAAAAGCGGTAGCGATTTTGCGAAAATTAAACTTGCTACTTTTTATATGAAAAACGGAGAGCTTAAAAAAGCATATAATCTTTTAAAAGATGTAAAAGGGTATGAAAAAATAAAAAATTACGATATGGCTTTGATATTGACGAAAATGAAAAAATATAAAAAAGCGTATGAGTTGGTCAGGAAGTTAAAAGAGAAATATAGCGATGAGAGGATTGATAGGTTATATGATTTTGTGAGTCTTTATAAAAACGAAGATAACTTAAAAACAATAATAATCCCTACTAAAAAAACTAAATCTTCAAGCGAAGAAAAAACTAAAAGCAAAAATGATTTTAAAAATTTATCTATAAAAAAGGAGCCTTTATGGTAA
- the surE gene encoding 5'/3'-nucleotidase SurE: MKILITNDDSFEAKGLEVLVNAVKDLGEVYVAAPAFPKSACSHSLTITKPLRFIKVADNFYKLDDGTPTDCVYLSFPEFFGGEKPDIVLSGINHGANLGEDVTYSGTAGGAMEGALHGIPSIAFSQLIKSYDNPPSEIDWDQAAKAARKITKAVLDGKIKIPHRHILNVNIPNTKKIKGFKFTKLGYRLYGNDAHKHKNPRGEEYYWIGLHPLAFKEEKGTDFDAIKNGYVSITPIKLDMTGYEALNELKNTDLGDL; the protein is encoded by the coding sequence ATGAAAATCTTAATAACAAATGACGACTCGTTCGAAGCGAAAGGTCTTGAGGTTTTAGTAAATGCGGTAAAAGATTTGGGAGAAGTGTATGTGGCGGCTCCGGCTTTTCCAAAAAGCGCATGCTCTCACTCTCTTACAATCACAAAACCGCTAAGATTTATAAAAGTAGCCGATAACTTCTACAAACTCGACGACGGAACGCCTACTGATTGCGTATATTTGTCTTTTCCCGAATTTTTCGGAGGAGAAAAACCAGATATCGTACTAAGCGGTATAAACCACGGAGCAAATTTAGGAGAAGATGTCACATATTCGGGCACTGCCGGAGGCGCAATGGAAGGAGCGCTTCACGGCATTCCTTCTATCGCATTTTCTCAGCTTATAAAAAGCTACGACAATCCTCCAAGCGAAATAGATTGGGACCAAGCGGCAAAAGCTGCAAGAAAAATCACAAAAGCGGTGCTTGATGGCAAAATAAAAATCCCACATCGCCATATTTTAAACGTAAATATCCCGAATACAAAAAAAATCAAAGGCTTCAAATTCACAAAGCTCGGCTATCGCCTATACGGAAACGACGCGCACAAACACAAAAATCCAAGAGGAGAAGAATATTATTGGATAGGGCTACATCCTTTAGCTTTTAAAGAAGAAAAAGGCACCGATTTTGACGCTATAAAAAACGGATACGTCTCAATCACTCCTATCAAATTGGATATGACGGGATACGAAGCGCTAAATGAATTAAAAAATACCGATTTAGGCGACTTATGA
- a CDS encoding tRNA threonylcarbamoyladenosine dehydratase: MRYDRCKKLFGKFEHLQKLNVLICGVGGVGGYALDCLYRSGVKNITIVDFDTFDITNQNRQIGSEFLGEKKVEVLARLYPGVTPIDMKLTPQNIENLNLEKYDIVIDAIDDLNAKIALILKAYPKIVSSMGAAKRIDPTKIRIDSIWKTQNDPFAKKIRDRLKKENFKGDFKAVFSLEKPIPCDMGSFVGVTGAFGFALCSEVLKDFV; the protein is encoded by the coding sequence ATGCGCTACGATAGATGTAAAAAATTATTCGGTAAATTCGAGCATCTTCAAAAACTAAACGTCCTGATTTGCGGAGTCGGGGGTGTAGGAGGATACGCTCTTGATTGTCTTTATCGCTCGGGAGTTAAAAATATCACAATTGTGGATTTCGATACGTTCGATATCACAAACCAAAACCGACAAATCGGAAGTGAGTTTTTGGGTGAAAAAAAAGTGGAAGTTTTAGCGAGGTTGTATCCGGGAGTCACTCCAATCGATATGAAGCTTACTCCTCAAAACATTGAAAATCTGAATTTGGAAAAATACGACATTGTTATAGACGCGATAGACGACTTAAATGCAAAAATTGCACTGATTTTAAAAGCATACCCTAAAATCGTCTCATCAATGGGAGCGGCAAAGAGAATTGACCCTACAAAAATCAGAATAGATAGTATCTGGAAAACACAAAACGACCCGTTTGCCAAAAAAATAAGAGACAGACTAAAAAAAGAGAATTTCAAAGGCGATTTTAAAGCTGTTTTTTCACTTGAAAAGCCCATACCTTGCGATATGGGAAGCTTTGTGGGAGTTACGGGAGCTTTCGGGTTTGCATTATGTAGCGAGGTGCTAAAAGATTTTGTTTAG
- a CDS encoding vWA domain-containing protein, translating to MTFLHPEFALFGILGLLFLLFQKKRKFTHLHFFKNTKSFSVDIVDLLILIFLTLSLMYPVKYTTKYITSKVDYQFYNNKKEKIIIILDDSLSMEDYVKLEKSIALNIIENNKAKADIMLVIFEGDYKILSYFTDNYDELKKQINDLYFNAVTGKGGSMLRDTISGVINAFRPYNPKIYILTDGSPNDESSVSVQQLKKLANGMQIKYIGFGDDKNNKIYEKIFNNTKLKKYNPVSKYQEKTKVYSYQEEEFFYWFLVAAFMLMIYKIIRLRFENFNFGV from the coding sequence GTGACGTTTCTACATCCGGAATTTGCACTTTTCGGAATTTTAGGGCTTTTGTTTTTACTTTTTCAAAAAAAAAGAAAATTTACACATCTTCATTTTTTCAAAAACACCAAAAGTTTTAGTGTCGATATAGTCGATTTGCTTATTTTGATATTTTTGACTCTTAGTTTGATGTATCCCGTGAAATACACTACAAAATATATAACTTCAAAAGTCGATTATCAATTTTACAATAACAAAAAAGAAAAAATCATAATCATTTTAGACGATTCTCTTTCTATGGAGGATTATGTAAAATTAGAAAAGAGTATTGCCTTAAACATTATCGAAAATAATAAAGCCAAAGCCGATATAATGCTTGTGATTTTTGAAGGGGATTATAAAATTCTTAGTTATTTTACCGATAACTACGACGAATTGAAAAAACAGATTAACGATTTGTACTTCAATGCGGTAACCGGCAAAGGCGGGTCGATGCTTAGAGATACGATAAGCGGTGTGATTAATGCTTTTAGACCATATAATCCGAAAATCTATATTTTAACCGACGGAAGTCCCAATGACGAATCTTCCGTAAGTGTACAACAGCTAAAAAAACTTGCAAACGGTATGCAAATAAAATATATAGGTTTCGGAGATGACAAAAACAATAAAATTTATGAAAAAATTTTTAACAACACCAAACTAAAAAAATACAATCCCGTATCGAAATATCAAGAAAAAACAAAAGTCTATTCTTATCAAGAAGAAGAGTTTTTTTATTGGTTTTTGGTGGCTGCTTTTATGCTGATGATATATAAAATTATAAGGCTTAGATTTGAGAATTTTAATTTTGGCGTTTAG